The Fusarium poae strain DAOMC 252244 chromosome 2, whole genome shotgun sequence nucleotide sequence CATGTAGTCAAAAGCTCGTCGGGGTAAGCCGAGGTCAAGAAGCCAGAGGCTTTTTGCTCAGAGTAGGATGGGAGGACCGATGAGAGGTCGTTGAAGCGCAATTGTCTTGGCTCTTCCGAGGCAGTGATTCCCGAGGCTGTTGAGGGTACTGGAGGAAGACTGAGACGAAGGTCTCCCTTCTTGTATCCAATCTCATGCTCCGAGCAGGGTATAACCTTACCCGCAAGATCCGGTACAATCTCCATAGCGCGAGCTAGACCTTTCTGGAGTACTTTATACGCTTGCTCAAACGAGACGTCTGGGCAGAGGGGTATAAAGACATTGATGCCCTCATACATGTTACCGCCGAAAAGGTCCATTGGGCCGAGCTTCGAGGACAAACGAGTCTTGTGTTGGTTGACGAGTGCACTGATCTTGGCTTCCTGTGGATCTTGCTGCTTCTGCTCGGTTGGTGACGCAGTAACAGTGCCATTCGTCGTCATCGCTCTGCGCTCAGCAGCCAAACGCACGACAGTTGCTGCGATTGCCTCAATTGTAGGACGAGCATAGAAGTTCCTCGGTGAGAATTTACCTCCTAGTTCTGTAGCTGCTGCGATTGTCTTGGTAGCGCGGAACACAAGCAGCGAGTCGAACCCAAGAGTAAAGAGATCATCATCTACTGCAGCGTCTTTGACAGCGGGTACGATTGAAGCCAGTACATGCCGTATCGCACGAGCGGTAGAGTCCAAGGATGCTGTGTCGATGGTAAGCAACCCAAGCGCCGTAGTTCCATCATCACTGTCATCCTCTCCTCGTGACTGGTAGAAACGCTCAATATAGTCAGCGTAAAGAGCCATGGTAGCGCGACGCTTAATTGTGCGCTTATCAGTACGGATGAATGGCTTGTCCGCTTCAGAAAAGGCGATGTAGTCCCGATGCAACTGATCCTTATGTAGGGATAGCGAGTTGGCTCTCTCAATCACGGCCCAGATGCTGTTGAAGAGTGCTTCAGCGTTATCATCATCTCTTTTGATAGTTGGATCCTTCAGTTCGATCAGCAGACCTGCTTGTGGCTTGCCTGATCCAATCTGCAAAACCATTCAATTAGTATGATTGCAATTCGGTGAGTTTCTGGAGGGTCTCTGGACTTACCATTACACAGCCATCAACAGCTGGGTGGGTTGTGACAAGAGCCTCTGTATCAAGAGGCGAGATCTTGTACCCATTCGAAAGGACCACAACGTCATCGCTGCGACCGTGAGAGGCCCAAAATCCCGGCTTCGTCGGATGTGGAACATATAGATCCTTAAAGTTGAAACTGTCCACGTCCTGGAAGGTCTGGAAAAGACCCTGAAAAAGCTCTGCATGCTCATTGCGGTGAATCCACTGCTCATAAAGACCAGGTTCGACCATCTTGAAGTCAAAGCCTGACCAGGGGTGAAAGGCAAACCAGTGCCAGTCTTGTCTGTCCACCCACAGATTGCCGATGAATAGACCTTCTGAGGTGCCGGTCAGGTTCAAGACGCGAACAAACTCGTTCACTTTAGAGCCCAAGACACTGCTCACGGGTCCTGGGAGTTCACATATATTAGCAAACTGGTAGAAGCGGGGAGCATCGATATCTTAGGGCAAATGTCTTACCTCCTGAAGCACAGATGAATTTAGACCGACTCAACTTTGGCaagatgtcgggtgcttcgCCAAGCTCATCAGTTAGCGAAGGAATCATGCTCCAGATGTCGATCTTGATGTGGTCTGCCAAAGACGATATGAGTTCGAGATTGGGTATCACGTCTCGAGGCCCAAGAACGCAATGTAACCCAAATAATGGCGCTATAACGACATCCATCAAGATTCCCGCTCCCTTGAATTCACAGTTAGCATCATACTGACTACTTCATACAGACATAGTTGACGGTAGGGAAAGGTCTCTTACATGGCTCATTGGAAATGTCGAGTACAACGTGTCACCGTCATCCCACCCTTTTGCCCAAGGCTCCATGCCTTCATGAGGAGGCAGCAGCCGGACAGCGTCCACAGTACCAATCAGCCCGTGTGTCCACTTGATGGGTTTCGACAGGCCTGTTGAGCCCGAAGTATGGAGGATGCAAAATGTGTCGTTGATGGCCTCTTCCCAGGTCTTTGTGTAGGGAAATGGCTTGACATTTTCCATCAAACTTTCATCTTCAGGAAGAAGCTCGCTCAGCTCAGGCAATTCCATCACTTGCATGGCACGTTGCTGTAAGAAGTCCTCTACCAACTGTGTTGGCCTCTCACCAGCGGGTTTAACCCAGATGTTGCAATCTGCGGCATCAAGAACGGCTACAGCGCCCTCGATGCTGTTCTTCGGAGAGAGGAACAAGGCCTATAGAAATATGAATGGTCAGACACGCATAGCTCGGTCACGCACATAATATGGGGAAGAAACCTTACAGTGTAATTGGCCTTGATACAGGCATACGTCAATAGGATCTGACGGAGATCATCTGGAAGTCGTATCGTCAGTTAAACGGCTCTGTCACGGGGGCTTGGAATTGTCGTAAAGGCAGTACAAGTGCCTAGAGATCATAATCCAATCCCCAGACATTTCGTATTTAGTTAGAAACAACTTACGAGGCCCAATATAACCCACGGAGCGGATCTCTGAGGTTTCTCCCAACTCTCGCTGAAGTAGCCAGGCTGTCTTGTCTACCGCTCTTGTAAAAGCACGAGCGGATACATGGCGGAATCCCTGGGACAGGTCTGAGGATTTGGCCCAGGAGTAGATGATACGATCAGGCTCAGCAGAGGCGAGATCGTCCAGAATTTGGGGGATCAATCTGTTGCCGATGGTTGCCCGCTTTGTTCTGCCGACAGCCATATCTACCTACTAGTATGAGCACGAGTAAGATCGGACTACAGTTGAGGTGGAGTCAAAGTGTATGAACTAGTACGGCAAAGAACAGTGACAAACTTAGTTATGACAATGAAAGAAGGTCTCAAGTTGGACAAAACGAAAACTTGCAACACCGGAGACTTCAAAAGCTAGAAATATATTTGAGATTCAAACCAAGCAAGTATGTATGTGTACAATATCCTGCGTAAATGAACGACTGGTGCTATTTGGAGATATAGGACGTTCCAATCTCTTACTAACACTACATCTACCGAATAAGGCTGACTGGCAGAGTCCCGAAAGAGTAGTTTACCTACTTATTGCTGACAACCCGATAGACCAGGACCATTGCCTAGGTTGGTTAGTCGCCTTGACGGGGGTGGACTACCGGGGCACCTAGGATGATTTCCCCTTTTAGCCATAGTTCCATCTGACAGTAAGACCGGGATACCCGGATTCACAGCCACCATTAATACATATTAAGGGACCGTTCAGGATGCCCCCACACATACCTACAGGGGGTATCAAGCTGTCCGACTCCCCGAGTAATGGTTGCGGATTACCCTGAACTTGTAATAAACTGGATCAGGAAGTTGACCAATTCACGATTTGAGTCAGGTaaagacaaaacaaaaaagaatgAAAGAGACACGGTACTAGGGTAAGGACAAATCCCCAGTTACGAAATGTAAAAAGGGACTTGACTTGTCCCCGTGCCATTTGGTCATTCCACAAACCACCAGATACTTTACTGTACAATTTGATTCAGATTGCTCGCCTAAGTACAACATGAGACGTTATAGCAGTGCCTTATGTGATTTTCTGTTCCCTTTGCAAACTCGACAAGAAAACAGTACTATTGACCACTCTACTACATTTATCTTACATTCGGGTGAGACGAGAAAGGCAACTCTGAATCCACTAAAGTTCTTTGTCTATTGTCATGTCTTTCAATTTATACCAAACTTGTCATCATATTTGAGAATCTAACCCTCAAAGATCTATCTATGCAGATCTAAATAAAACCGAATGACTCAACATGCAGTGAACGATGATTGCTAATAAAAAGGTACCAGTCCAAGCCCATTTCTTAGCGTCTGATAAAGCGCAGATCGTAAGCCGGTGGCGTCAACATGAACTGTTCCGAACCAGTAGATGCCCTAATCTTAGCCTGCTCTTGGGTCTCACCCGGCTCAGCCACAACCTCCCACCGGTAGTTGAGAATCGTGTGTGCTAGGAAGCACACCATTGTCACCTCAGCAAAACGCTTACCAATACACTGACGTGAACCAGATGAGTAGCCGATGAAGTCCTCGTAGGAAACCTGCACAGATAATGTCAGTACCTGATCCAAAACTGTCTTTTTCCTCTAAGCAGGGAGTGAGATAGACTTACGGCCACCTTTTTGTTACCATTCGCATCTTCAGTCTCACGAATATGACGTGCCGGGTTGTATGTTGCTGGGTTCTCCCACTTGAAAGGATTGACTCCAAATGCCGCTGTGTCGAGGTGCACGCGTGTGCCCGCAGGAATGGAGATAGTGTGGTGTTGCACCTTGGCCTCAGCTGGGTTCTCGCCATCCCAGGTTGTGTAGCTGAGTGTAGTGTTACGTGAGGCCACACGTGTCATCTGCATAGCTAAATCGCGCATACGAAGGGTCTCGACAGTAGCAGCAAGGATCAGAGGGAGATTTGACATTTCCTCATAGGCGAGATACTTCAGTGGTTTCGCGCCGTCCAGACCTGAAGCCTCATCCAAGAGAATAGTGTTCACCTTGCTGACCTCTTCATAGAGCTTTTCTTGCCAGTCAGTGTTCTTGGCGAGCAGTGATAATACCCAAGTCAGTGTGTGCGAGGATGTTTCATGACCAGTTCTGAATTGTGTTAGTTACATGATACATATCGAGAGCCTTGTGAACTTACACCATGAAGGAGAAAATGTTGCCCTGGACCTCTTTGTCTGATAGACCGACATTGGGCGCTAAATATCCCTTCTCGAGCCTCTCGGCCTTTTCCACGTCGTTTTGTGAATCAACAAGCGCATCGATGAGGTTTCTGTACTTTCTTGTGCGGCCTTCAACCTCAGTTgtatctttcctttcttcgattcttcgccttgtctcagcCTGGGCATTCTTAATATGTGCGACAAGAGATCGCTGCGCCCAGCCAGCACGACGCAAGTACGACGAGGGACTCCATTCCAAGAACCAGAGTGGTAGCACAGTCTGCACAAATGGTGAGTCCCATACCACTTTCAGTGTCTCGGCAAATGGCATCAACTCATTATTTTGGCGCTGTGTCTCCTTGGCTGGGTCCCAGGGGATATCAATGTCGAACCAGGAAGCACCAATGGCACCGAGTGTGACCTTGAGCATGGTTGACTTCATATCTCGTACGATGGGTGCAGTCTCTGAGTTGGCAGCCACTGGATAGATGCCCTCTTCACGGAGCAAAGTGCGCCACATGTTGCGCATGTTGTACCACCCATTTTCCATGAGTTCGTTGTTAAACACTGCTTTGACAACACGTTTGTGCCTCTCATGCTGAGCACCATTCTGTGCCGAGGCAAGTTGCAGTCCAAAAGTGTTGAGCATGCGATAGCGAATCTTCTCAAGAGGTTTGAGGAAGATGTCACCATTGCGACCAATTTCACGAAAGATCTTTGGTGATCCAAAGAGGTAGGCAATGCCATTAGGTGATGTCTGGTAATATAATTCAGTACATGTTCTTTCTATGAGAAGTCAAGGGTTACTCACGGCCTCGGTAATCACAATCATATCGCTTCGCGCATCAGCGAATTTCTTGAAGGGATCCTTCAGAGTAAGCTTTTCCATGGGTACCAAGACTGGAATGCGAGGATACCATGAGCGCACAACGGACTCGAAGAGCATGATACCGCTATGGATCGCGGGGTGGCCATTACGGCGGACCTTGAGGACTGTGCGCGCGTATGTCGCGAGCCAACGCAGCAGAAAAACAAAGGATACGCCGATGGCGCTGATGATCAAGATAGGAAAGGCCATGATGAAGTGAAGAATGAGACTTGTCTCAGTGACAGCAGAAGGGAATTAAGTTGCACCTTCAGAAGTAATCAACCAGAGTCAATCCCTCTGAGGCTTTTGTAGAATAGCTTCGGATCGTCCAAAAACGATCTTTTTGTAGTACAGTCAAGTCTAATTACTAGACTAGCAGGAACTGGAGTTACCCAAGTCGAACCCGAGTGTTTGTACTTGCACCTTATATCGAGATACAACTAGATCGATCAATCTCTCGTGAAGCGCTGATAAATACGGACATACTCAAAGCAGTGCTACGTCTCAGCCTCGTCAGCCTGTACTATGCTTATGCTACTTCTAGCTGTAAGCTGTCCTACCACTGGCGCGGAGGTATACCCGGAGCGTCAATATGGATAAGACACGGCGGGGTCAAAGTAGCGATGCGGAAGTCATCCCAAAGTGGTAAGTGTCCACCACAATGAGGTGTCAGCCCAACTACTTGTCAGCAAGCATGCACATCTGATTCCCGAAAACTACGAGGTTGTATTCCGTCTTATTGCAGAATCCCTACTCAAGGCAGGCGCCGAAGGTCATTCAGTACCATGCTATGCATGTAAGAAGCCCTGATGGGTACGTACAGTGACCGGACTCGGGGAGTTGACTCGGGGAATGGTCGCGGAGGGTATAACCGTAGATCTTATTGAAACTTTACTGTTGAAGATAGTTTCACTCACTCGTGTggctataatataatatcaTCTCTGCGCAGgataaggcttttaataTTCTATTCGTGTGTGTTTTACTAAAtatctttcttttatttctttcATCCAGTGGTGGTCCTTCTATCCAGTCCGTAAACTCCGTATAACCCACATTGTAGCGAAATGATATCTCAAGGAAAGCCGCGAAATGACAGGGAGATGGCCAATTTGTTAGACCTCTTCCGCAGAGCCTGAACCAGCCTCTCATGCCAAGGCCACCCGTTTGCGCTTATTGTTCCCTCCGCTATATTGATCAGATTGCCGAGCCTTGCGACGCGGGATTTGATCAAGCTAATAACAAGTTCCtgctcatcctcgtcgtcgatCTGCCACGCACCCACCCCACTCTGCAGCCCGTTGGACGAGGCAGACAAGGATTGATCCGAGCGCGATGATGATGTCAAAGTGGCCTGAATATCAACGGCAGCCGCATTCCCGTTACAGCTGACTGTATTCATGTCATCGTCGTTTTTGGTGCAGACGAAGCGCTCGACAGCTTCCAGACTTGTCAGAATGCGATCGCATATGGTAATGATCAGCATAACAAAGTCTGGGCGAGACCAGCAGGTGCCGCATCGGGTAAGTGAGTCGCAACGGAGAAGTACCGTCTTTTGGCGTTTGAGAATTGTTTGTTGCGTGATAAGGGACGTTGGTGAACTGTATGCTGACCCTGACGCTGAATCTGACCATGATGGTCCAGAAGAGTATGAGGATCCCGCTGACGAAGACTTGGGACTTGATGTCGTTGATGGGCCAGCGATTGGATCTCCCCAAACGAGCTGAACCTGCAAAGCCTCGTATATGGTAACAGCTGTCATCATGCAGCCACAAGATGACGTTGCTGGGATGGACGTGGGGTTGAAAACGGGCTCCGAGTCTGACGGTGTTGAGGAATGAGTTGTAGTAGGCCGAGCCTCAGTTGTCACCTTGTTCCTGTCTCGGGCACTGTGGGGGGCCATTGCTGCAGTGATGCGTGACTCATCCATCAGAAAGTCCATCTGATCAACTCCAAATTCGAAAATGCTATCTGCTGACGACGACGAGTAAACAGATGTGTGATTGTTCTGCTTACTGCTGTCTCCTCGAGCAGTCAACGCTTCGGCAGTAATACCGCGGCCTGCGTGAATCTTTTCAGCAGGTATAGGCATACTGTTAAAGAAGTCCCTGGCGGCTGCGGGCTCAAATTGTGGAAAGACTGCTGGAATTGATCCAAGAGGGTCTGGGAAGAGTGCATCGTTGAAAATTAGTTGCTGTGCATCTTCTAAGCTCATATCTGGCCctgttgtgttgttgttgctatCCTGAAGCGATGGCTTTGAGACTGTTGTGGCTCTCAGTTGCTCCTTAGGTGATGATGGTTGTGTTGATAATGGCGATGATTGTCGTATTGTCTGCATTCTAGACCAGCGCTTGTGCATTCTTGCCTGATTTGACTGCTTGCTGGCGACTGTGTTGCTGTcgccatcctcatcctcgttgTCGTTGCGTGATTTTGAACCACCACCAGCGCCGCTTGGCCTGCGCCGTCGAGGCCTTGAGACAACCAAGTACTCGCATTTTTGGTTCTTTGCAACGCATAGCATACAGCCATTCTCGCCACTAACACACTTGGACTAAAGGGAACGCAAATGTCAATGAGTTTCATAGTTATCAAGTGAAAATGAGAATTGGAAGGGAAAGAATGGTCTCTACGGTTTATCGAGAAAGACTGAACAATGTGATGAATGGTCGCGATACTACCTACCTTCTGTAAACGGCATCTCTCACAGGCGGTCCGCATTGACATCCTGTCCTTGTCAAAGGGCGGGGCAATCTCCACGCTGAGGAGACGGTCTCCATCTCCAGACGTTTGCCGCAGTGTACTAAACATAGTGATCTGCAGTTCCGATTTCCTGGATAATCCAGAAGTAGCACGAGAATATAGCAAACAAACAGAATCAGTAGTTTTGACAGCCAAAGGAGTCCAGCCAGGTCGGGTTTACAATTATATACCGAAGGATGGGTAGCGAAGTGTCATGTCCGCCTTTTGggaatttttatttttgtactaCCTTCCCCATGCTCTCTCGCCCCTGGACGTTTAGCCGAGCTTACAATAGCGAGGCAGAAGACTGGCTGACTAGTCTAGCTTGCAACTTCTGAAGGATCATGAATAATAAAGTCTCAGTACAGCATACGCCGTTTAACAGCACTAAGTGTCTCGTACAGCCCACAAGGGTTCACCATAAGTACAAGCCTTTGCCGCAGCGGAACTTAACAC carries:
- a CDS encoding hypothetical protein (TransMembrane:1 (o6-23i)), with the translated sequence MAFPILIISAIGVSFVFLLRWLATYARTVLKVRRNGHPAIHSGIMLFESVVRSWYPRIPVLVPMEKLTLKDPFKKFADARSDMIVITEATSPNGIAYLFGSPKIFREIGRNGDIFLKPLEKIRYRMLNTFGLQLASAQNGAQHERHKRVVKAVFNNELMENGWYNMRNMWRTLLREEGIYPVAANSETAPIVRDMKSTMLKVTLGAIGASWFDIDIPWDPAKETQRQNNELMPFAETLKVVWDSPFVQTVLPLWFLEWSPSSYLRRAGWAQRSLVAHIKNAQAETRRRIEERKDTTEVEGRTRKYRNLIDALVDSQNDVEKAERLEKGYLAPNVGLSDKEVQGNIFSFMVTGHETSSHTLTWVLSLLAKNTDWQEKLYEEVSKVNTILLDEASGLDGAKPLKYLAYEEMSNLPLILAATVETLRMRDLAMQMTRVASRNTTLSYTTWDGENPAEAKVQHHTISIPAGTRVHLDTAAFGVNPFKWENPATYNPARHIRETEDANGNKKVAVSYEDFIGYSSGSRQCIGKRFAEVTMVCFLAHTILNYRWEVVAEPGETQEQAKIRASTGSEQFMLTPPAYDLRFIRR